The following proteins are encoded in a genomic region of Mahella australiensis 50-1 BON:
- the fmt gene encoding methionyl-tRNA formyltransferase has translation MKIVFMGTPEFAVASLEAILEQGHEVVCVVTQPDKPKGRGGRLASPPVKEVAVQRGIQVYQPPRIRETNFVERLRNIKPDIIVVTAFGQILPKSVLDIPPKGCINVHASLLPKYRGAAPIQFAIINGESQTGITTMYMDEGMDTGDMILQRAIDIHPDETAGQLHDRLAVLSKDVLKDTLVLIEQGRAPRIKQNDNEATYCSKLTKEMGHINWNADVKTVYNLIRGVTPWPGAYAFYEDTMIKIWHARIVSDYKDALPGQIVDIHREYGIIIKCENGCVAVDEVQQQNKKRMNIEEYLRGHKIEIGTMLR, from the coding sequence GTGAAGATAGTATTTATGGGTACGCCTGAGTTTGCGGTAGCGTCGTTGGAGGCTATCCTGGAACAAGGGCATGAAGTGGTATGCGTTGTGACGCAACCTGATAAACCAAAAGGGAGGGGAGGTCGTTTGGCCTCCCCTCCCGTCAAAGAGGTGGCTGTGCAACGGGGCATACAAGTTTATCAACCGCCGCGTATCAGAGAAACGAATTTTGTAGAACGGTTGAGGAACATCAAACCAGATATTATCGTTGTTACGGCCTTTGGTCAAATACTGCCTAAATCAGTGCTGGATATCCCACCTAAAGGCTGCATAAATGTCCATGCATCGCTGCTGCCCAAATACAGAGGCGCTGCACCGATACAGTTTGCTATAATAAACGGCGAGAGCCAAACCGGCATAACCACAATGTATATGGATGAGGGCATGGATACGGGTGATATGATATTGCAGCGAGCTATAGATATACACCCCGATGAAACAGCAGGCCAGCTTCATGATAGATTGGCGGTATTGAGCAAAGATGTTCTAAAGGATACACTGGTGCTTATAGAGCAAGGCCGAGCACCGCGTATAAAGCAAAACGATAACGAGGCCACCTATTGCAGCAAGCTTACAAAAGAAATGGGCCACATAAACTGGAATGCGGATGTTAAAACCGTATATAACCTCATACGAGGCGTTACACCATGGCCTGGGGCATATGCGTTCTATGAAGATACCATGATCAAGATATGGCATGCCCGCATTGTATCGGATTATAAGGATGCGTTGCCTGGCCAAATAGTTGATATACATCGAGAATATGGTATAATAATAAAGTGCGAAAATGGATGCGTGGCTGTAGATGAGGTACAGCAACAGAATAAAAAACGCATGAATATTGAAGAATATTTAAGAGGACATAAGATAGAAATAGGAACGATGTTAAGATAG
- a CDS encoding zinc metallopeptidase, producing MPYLYGFDTGFLLFFIPAMILAMYAQFKVQNTFAKYLKVPNRKGYTGVEVARYILDANGLNDVRIERIPGALTDHYDPSKRVLRLSEPVYSQPSIASISVAAHESGHAVQHQHGYFPLIARNALVPIVNFSAQFTWILIILGLIMSSGSLINAGIILFSAAVLFQIITLPVEFNASHRALAMLSQSGIISDDERPKARAVLSAAALTYVAAAAVSIAQLLRLLLIRGDRD from the coding sequence ATGCCATATTTGTATGGATTTGATACAGGGTTTTTGCTATTTTTTATACCGGCTATGATATTGGCGATGTATGCTCAGTTTAAGGTGCAAAATACATTTGCCAAATATCTTAAGGTACCTAACAGGAAGGGATATACCGGTGTTGAAGTAGCGCGTTATATATTGGATGCCAACGGTTTGAACGATGTGCGCATAGAACGCATACCAGGGGCTTTAACCGATCACTATGATCCATCAAAGCGTGTGTTGCGTTTATCAGAGCCGGTTTATTCTCAGCCGTCTATAGCATCTATAAGCGTTGCCGCGCATGAGAGCGGTCATGCCGTACAGCATCAGCATGGCTATTTTCCACTTATAGCGCGCAATGCGTTGGTGCCGATAGTGAATTTCAGCGCGCAGTTTACATGGATACTCATTATATTAGGCCTTATAATGAGTTCGGGGAGTTTGATAAATGCGGGTATAATATTATTTTCCGCAGCGGTATTGTTCCAGATAATAACGCTGCCCGTGGAATTTAATGCCAGCCATAGAGCGTTAGCGATGTTGAGCCAGAGCGGCATTATAAGCGATGATGAGCGGCCAAAGGCTCGAGCGGTACTAAGTGCAGCCGCTTTGACATATGTAGCTGCAGCCGCGGTATCTATAGCTCAACTATTAAGGCTGCTCCTTATAAGAGGCGACAGAGACTGA
- the rsmB gene encoding 16S rRNA (cytosine(967)-C(5))-methyltransferase RsmB, producing MVDKARNAALKLLRDIDIKKAYINLEIKPALKDNSLSTLDRAFITDMVYGVTRYRLTLDWLIKRYSRGGKASPWIRNILRMGMYQILYMDRVPDFAACDSSVELAKKYAGQREAGYVNAVLRRLIQEKDHLVSLFPQDTVSRIALKYSFPEWMVRLWLNTMSETSVEELCAAQNIRPSLTIRANELKISQDDLIKLLEQRSIMYSCGVYLPEALNIEQNVDVESLPGYDDGLFAVQDEASMMVAHVVDPRPGQIIIDACSAPGGKAVHMAQFMKDQGRILSVDVYPHRIELIKAQCARLGVNCVEPVCYDSTIYNEDWYGVADAVLIDAPCSALGIIRHKPDIKWRRIEKDIGELLQIQRQILDTCSLYVKPRGALIYSTCTINPDENQNMVNSFLNDHSDFILDDVYQKLPHALSASRDSRDKWVQFYPNEDKIDGFFVARMLKVR from the coding sequence ATGGTAGATAAAGCAAGAAACGCAGCGCTAAAGCTGTTGCGCGATATAGATATTAAGAAGGCTTATATAAATTTAGAGATTAAACCAGCGCTGAAAGATAATAGCCTTTCAACGCTGGACAGAGCTTTTATAACCGACATGGTATATGGTGTTACGCGCTACCGCCTGACTCTGGATTGGCTTATAAAGCGCTATTCCAGAGGAGGTAAAGCATCGCCTTGGATTAGAAATATATTGCGCATGGGCATGTATCAGATACTGTATATGGACAGAGTTCCTGACTTTGCCGCATGCGACAGCAGCGTGGAATTGGCAAAAAAATACGCTGGCCAAAGAGAAGCCGGATATGTTAACGCCGTATTGAGACGCCTTATACAAGAAAAAGACCATCTTGTTTCTCTTTTTCCTCAGGATACTGTTTCTAGAATAGCGCTTAAATATTCCTTTCCCGAATGGATGGTACGGTTATGGCTTAATACTATGAGTGAAACGTCGGTGGAGGAGCTTTGTGCAGCACAAAATATCAGGCCGTCTTTGACTATAAGGGCTAATGAGCTCAAGATATCGCAGGATGACTTGATAAAGCTGCTGGAACAGCGTAGTATAATGTATAGCTGCGGGGTATACCTGCCCGAAGCGCTTAATATAGAACAAAATGTCGACGTAGAAAGCCTGCCGGGTTATGACGACGGGCTTTTTGCTGTTCAGGATGAGGCGTCTATGATGGTAGCTCATGTGGTGGATCCAAGACCAGGGCAAATCATAATCGATGCCTGCAGCGCGCCTGGCGGTAAAGCTGTCCATATGGCGCAATTTATGAAAGACCAAGGACGCATACTGTCAGTCGACGTGTATCCTCATAGGATAGAGCTTATAAAGGCACAGTGCGCTAGGCTTGGTGTAAATTGTGTAGAACCTGTATGCTATGACAGCACCATATATAATGAGGATTGGTATGGCGTGGCCGATGCGGTGCTGATAGATGCTCCATGCTCAGCATTGGGCATTATACGGCATAAGCCGGACATAAAATGGAGAAGGATTGAAAAAGATATAGGAGAGCTTTTGCAAATACAAAGGCAAATATTGGATACATGTAGCCTTTATGTTAAGCCACGAGGCGCGCTCATATACAGCACATGTACCATAAATCCCGATGAAAATCAAAATATGGTAAACAGCTTTTTGAACGATCACAGCGACTTTATATTGGATGACGTCTATCAAAAATTGCCACATGCGTTGAGCGCTTCTCGTGATAGCAGGGATAAATGGGTGCAATTTTATCCGAATGAGGATAAAATAGATGGCTTTTTCGTGGCCAGAATGCTTAAAGTGAGGTAA
- the rlmN gene encoding 23S rRNA (adenine(2503)-C(2))-methyltransferase RlmN, which yields MEQPIALKDMSMDDMSKLVQQLGQPAYRAQQIFSWVYKGVDDIDEMSDLPADFRKRLKERCYTDSCRIYKRQQSEDGSAIKYLFLLKDGNIIESVLMLYEYGNSVCVSSQVGCRMGCAFCASTIKGIKRNLTKGEMVDQILRIQQDVGRKISHVVLMGSGEPLDNYEQSIAFMRLLHEPKGLNISYRNMTLSTCGLVPRIYDLAKEGMPITLAVSLHAPNDDIRRQLIPMSKVYSIDDIIKACNYYIEKTGRRVTFEYIMLKDINDRVEHAYMLADVLKGMICHVNLIPFNNVEGCEFQPSSQKQIEHFYGILNKKGIPVSIRRRLGTDIDAACGQLRRRFVDE from the coding sequence ATGGAGCAACCAATAGCTCTTAAGGACATGAGCATGGATGACATGAGTAAGCTGGTTCAACAGCTCGGACAGCCGGCATACCGCGCCCAGCAAATATTTAGCTGGGTTTATAAAGGTGTGGATGACATAGATGAGATGAGCGATTTGCCAGCGGATTTCCGCAAGAGGCTGAAGGAACGTTGCTATACCGACTCATGCCGCATATATAAGCGCCAGCAGTCTGAGGATGGCAGCGCTATAAAATATTTGTTTTTATTAAAAGATGGTAATATAATAGAAAGCGTATTGATGCTATATGAGTACGGCAACAGTGTATGCGTGTCCAGCCAGGTAGGCTGTCGCATGGGATGCGCATTTTGTGCCTCTACTATAAAAGGTATAAAAAGGAACCTTACCAAAGGTGAGATGGTTGATCAGATACTGCGTATACAGCAGGATGTCGGCCGGAAGATTTCGCATGTGGTGCTAATGGGCAGCGGCGAGCCATTGGATAACTATGAGCAAAGCATAGCTTTTATGCGTTTGCTGCACGAGCCTAAAGGGCTTAATATAAGCTATAGGAATATGACGTTGTCCACGTGCGGCTTGGTGCCGCGCATATATGACCTGGCAAAAGAAGGTATGCCTATTACGTTAGCGGTATCATTGCATGCTCCTAACGACGATATACGCAGGCAGCTTATACCTATGTCCAAGGTTTATTCGATAGATGATATAATAAAAGCTTGCAATTATTATATTGAAAAAACCGGCAGGAGGGTTACGTTTGAGTATATAATGCTTAAAGATATAAATGACAGAGTGGAGCATGCGTACATGCTGGCCGATGTACTTAAGGGCATGATATGCCATGTCAATCTTATACCGTTTAACAATGTGGAAGGCTGTGAATTTCAACCGTCTTCACAGAAGCAAATAGAACATTTTTATGGTATACTGAATAAAAAAGGTATACCTGTGAGCATACGAAGGCGTTTGGGTACCGATATAGATGCGGCATGCGGACAATTGCGCCGCCGCTTTGTCGATGAGTGA
- a CDS encoding Stp1/IreP family PP2C-type Ser/Thr phosphatase — MGIAALSDRGKMRSHNEDYYFIPDGKRLCDNVLLVADGMGGHNAGDVASYIAVNAMVDYIKQHKTDRVHLADLMANAMQYANRRLVELSEQYEQYEGMGTTMTAAWITDKRIYITHIGDSRAYLINESCIRQLTEDHSLVQEMVNQGTITKDQAVNHPQRNVITRALGSEDDIEIDRVEIPYNAGDILLLCTDGLTCQLSDQEIWEICAADNELSCKADAMVRLANDRGGLDNITVILFQQSGIGEKEGWMH; from the coding sequence ATGGGGATTGCAGCTTTAAGCGATAGGGGCAAGATGCGCAGCCATAATGAAGATTATTATTTCATACCCGATGGCAAAAGGTTATGCGATAATGTGTTATTGGTCGCTGACGGTATGGGCGGGCACAATGCGGGCGACGTGGCGAGTTATATAGCTGTTAATGCTATGGTGGACTATATAAAACAGCATAAAACGGATCGTGTTCATCTAGCTGATTTAATGGCGAATGCCATGCAATACGCTAACAGACGGCTGGTCGAATTATCTGAGCAGTATGAGCAATACGAGGGCATGGGCACCACAATGACGGCAGCATGGATAACCGATAAAAGGATCTATATAACGCATATCGGCGACAGCAGGGCTTATTTGATAAATGAAAGCTGTATCAGGCAGCTTACTGAAGATCATTCACTGGTACAAGAGATGGTCAATCAGGGAACTATTACCAAAGACCAGGCGGTTAATCATCCGCAGCGCAATGTGATAACCAGGGCGTTGGGCAGCGAGGATGATATAGAAATAGACCGCGTGGAAATTCCCTATAATGCCGGAGACATATTATTGCTGTGCACTGATGGTCTCACATGTCAATTGAGCGATCAGGAGATATGGGAGATATGCGCTGCTGATAATGAATTGAGCTGTAAGGCCGATGCTATGGTTAGGCTTGCTAATGATAGAGGAGGTTTAGACAATATTACCGTTATCCTCTTTCAACAATCTGGAATAGGAGAAAAAGAGGGATGGATGCATTAA
- the pknB gene encoding Stk1 family PASTA domain-containing Ser/Thr kinase, with protein sequence MDALIGKILGGRYEIVEKIGEGGMAVVYRAHCHLLSRDVAVKILRPEYANNEEFIRRFRKEAQAAASLSHHNIVNIYDIGNDNNLRYIVMEYIDGPTLKDIIKRDAPLAYERAVNIAIQICAALDHAHKHGIIHRDIKPQNIMLTADGVVKVADFGIAKAVADVSTTLYDTDTMGSVHYLSPEQARGGYVDAKSDIYSLGVVLYEMVTGQVPFTGDTAVAVALKHLHDDIRSVRELNPDVPPALDQVITKALQKDRDQRYDSAMEMMVDLRRVLREPYGTFVSISDSMVDEPTRVVPAIHERDHDKPQPSAEERPAKKVWKVVIIAVAIIAIMAAGAATAMRIYNDYFAVPDVNVPSIVRQEENAARQQLESLGLVMNVVDRQYNDEVPEGYIISQDPQPNTTVKKGASVNVIVSQGTKNIEVPSIVNKTETEAKLILEEAGLEPGEVRHSYSDEYPAGYVMDQNPKAGIHVTGDNIKVDYVVSDGPETTTITLPDFEGQLLDDAQKVLESYGLKIGRIVREDSSYDKDVILRQKPEPQTQVTEGSTVDFWVSSGKPKIYSPKQITIPLPQDWLDPEDPEKPAEQLTIKVLKKEGDVTEVVYQGVHKPSEKEIKINVEGKSKAVVEVYIFDQLYKSIEIDFTKEAS encoded by the coding sequence ATGGATGCATTAATCGGTAAAATATTGGGTGGGCGCTATGAAATAGTGGAGAAGATAGGCGAAGGTGGCATGGCGGTGGTGTATAGAGCACACTGTCATCTGCTTAGCCGCGATGTGGCGGTGAAAATCCTAAGGCCGGAGTATGCCAACAATGAGGAATTCATAAGGCGTTTTAGAAAAGAGGCACAGGCTGCTGCTTCGCTTTCTCATCATAATATAGTCAATATATACGATATAGGCAATGATAATAACCTAAGATATATAGTTATGGAATATATAGACGGCCCTACACTTAAGGATATTATAAAACGAGACGCTCCTTTAGCATATGAGAGGGCTGTAAACATAGCCATACAGATATGCGCGGCATTGGATCATGCCCATAAGCACGGGATAATACACAGGGATATAAAACCTCAGAATATAATGCTTACCGCTGATGGTGTGGTCAAGGTAGCCGATTTCGGCATCGCTAAAGCCGTGGCTGATGTTTCTACTACCTTGTACGACACCGATACCATGGGATCGGTGCATTATCTATCGCCGGAGCAGGCTCGTGGCGGGTATGTCGATGCCAAGTCGGATATATATTCGCTGGGTGTGGTACTCTATGAGATGGTGACGGGCCAGGTGCCGTTCACAGGTGATACCGCTGTAGCGGTAGCGCTTAAGCATTTACATGATGATATAAGATCGGTTAGAGAGCTTAATCCAGATGTACCGCCGGCGTTGGATCAAGTTATAACAAAAGCTTTGCAAAAGGACAGGGATCAACGCTACGACAGTGCTATGGAGATGATGGTGGATTTGCGGCGTGTACTGCGCGAGCCATATGGTACCTTCGTTAGCATTAGCGACTCCATGGTCGATGAACCTACGCGAGTAGTGCCTGCTATACATGAGCGCGATCATGATAAACCACAGCCTTCTGCTGAAGAACGTCCCGCTAAGAAAGTGTGGAAGGTTGTTATCATAGCGGTTGCTATTATTGCCATTATGGCGGCCGGCGCAGCGACGGCTATGAGGATATATAACGATTATTTTGCCGTACCTGATGTAAATGTGCCATCTATAGTGCGTCAGGAAGAAAATGCTGCTAGACAGCAATTAGAATCTCTTGGATTAGTTATGAATGTTGTTGATCGCCAGTATAATGATGAAGTGCCGGAGGGATATATAATTTCACAAGACCCCCAGCCAAATACAACGGTAAAAAAGGGGGCTTCGGTAAATGTTATTGTAAGTCAGGGAACTAAGAATATAGAGGTGCCATCTATAGTAAACAAAACCGAAACCGAAGCGAAATTAATATTAGAAGAAGCAGGGTTAGAGCCGGGTGAAGTAAGGCATAGCTACAGCGATGAATACCCTGCCGGGTATGTTATGGACCAGAATCCAAAAGCAGGTATACACGTAACTGGAGACAATATAAAGGTGGATTACGTTGTGAGCGATGGCCCAGAGACAACCACTATAACGCTGCCGGATTTTGAGGGACAGCTTTTGGATGATGCTCAAAAAGTGCTGGAATCATACGGCCTTAAAATCGGGCGTATCGTCAGGGAAGACAGCTCATATGACAAAGATGTTATATTAAGGCAAAAGCCGGAACCACAAACTCAAGTGACCGAAGGCAGTACGGTAGACTTCTGGGTGAGCAGTGGGAAGCCGAAGATATACTCGCCCAAGCAGATAACAATACCTCTGCCTCAGGACTGGCTGGACCCAGAAGACCCGGAAAAGCCTGCTGAACAACTTACTATAAAGGTGCTTAAAAAGGAAGGCGATGTAACAGAGGTTGTCTATCAAGGGGTTCATAAGCCTTCCGAAAAGGAAATAAAAATAAATGTGGAGGGTAAGAGCAAAGCTGTAGTGGAGGTATATATATTCGATCAACTTTATAAAAGCATAGAAATAGATTTTACCAAGGAGGCTTCATGA
- the rsgA gene encoding ribosome small subunit-dependent GTPase A, whose amino-acid sequence MILEGIIIKGVGGLYKVAATGNIYDCKARGKFRKLHIIPMVGDRVRIRVLDDGTGIIDEIMPRRNALTRPPVANVDQMIAVIAVAQPEPNLLQLDKLILAAEKQQLDIVICINKIDLDDGMVQCKAISKAYEMAGYNVVYTSVAEPLCGIEDVKRFLRGRITVIAGQSGVGKSSIINAICGQNRMAVGEISAKAGLGKHTTRHVELLAVDGGMIADTPGFSAFELRLTKYEVAAFYREFSLYAAECYFSDCLHLKEPNCAVRQAVEQGLIDRGRYERYVYIQDELEQEKGFVRW is encoded by the coding sequence ATGATCCTAGAAGGTATTATAATCAAGGGTGTGGGCGGTTTATATAAAGTAGCAGCGACTGGTAATATATACGACTGTAAAGCGCGAGGCAAGTTTAGGAAACTCCATATAATACCTATGGTAGGGGATAGAGTGCGTATAAGAGTTTTGGATGATGGTACAGGGATAATAGATGAAATAATGCCGAGACGCAATGCACTGACCAGGCCTCCGGTGGCCAATGTCGATCAGATGATCGCGGTGATAGCTGTTGCGCAACCGGAGCCAAATCTATTGCAATTGGATAAGCTTATATTGGCTGCCGAAAAACAGCAATTGGATATTGTAATATGTATAAATAAAATAGATTTAGATGATGGGATGGTTCAATGTAAGGCTATCAGTAAGGCCTATGAGATGGCGGGCTATAACGTTGTTTATACCAGCGTAGCCGAACCCTTGTGTGGCATAGAGGATGTGAAACGCTTTTTGCGTGGCAGGATAACGGTTATAGCAGGTCAATCGGGTGTAGGTAAATCAAGCATTATAAATGCTATATGCGGTCAAAATCGTATGGCAGTAGGAGAAATAAGCGCTAAAGCTGGATTGGGCAAACATACTACGCGGCATGTTGAGCTGCTAGCCGTGGACGGCGGTATGATAGCCGATACGCCAGGATTTAGCGCATTCGAACTTCGATTGACAAAGTATGAAGTGGCGGCCTTCTATAGAGAATTTTCATTATATGCTGCAGAATGTTATTTCAGCGATTGCCTGCACTTAAAAGAGCCTAATTGCGCTGTGAGACAGGCTGTAGAACAAGGATTGATAGATAGAGGCAGATATGAACGCTATGTCTATATTCAGGATGAACTAGAGCAAGAGAAAGGATTTGTACGATGGTAA
- the rpe gene encoding ribulose-phosphate 3-epimerase, which produces MVKLIPSILSADFFDLGHAINELQKGGADGIHVDVMDGHFVPNISMGPMMVKSIKSHINMFMDVHLMIDNPDEYIDAFSKAGADSITVHAEVLRHPLRTIDIIKRNGLKAAIALNPATPLSVLDYIMDAADMILLMTVNPGFGGQQFIPSMLDKIADLKRIKDNRGFNFDIQIDGGITMDNVHAVMAAGANVIVTGSAILNQPDIAEAAADFKYNMLRGAMA; this is translated from the coding sequence ATGGTAAAACTAATTCCATCTATACTTTCGGCGGATTTCTTCGATCTGGGCCACGCAATTAATGAGTTGCAAAAAGGTGGCGCCGACGGTATACATGTAGACGTAATGGATGGCCATTTTGTGCCTAATATAAGTATGGGCCCTATGATGGTGAAGTCGATAAAATCTCATATAAATATGTTCATGGACGTTCACCTCATGATAGATAACCCCGATGAATATATAGATGCATTTTCTAAAGCAGGGGCCGACTCCATAACGGTACATGCGGAGGTGCTGCGCCATCCGCTCAGAACCATAGATATTATAAAAAGAAACGGTTTAAAAGCAGCTATAGCATTGAATCCAGCCACCCCATTGTCGGTGCTGGACTATATTATGGATGCAGCGGACATGATATTATTGATGACAGTTAATCCAGGTTTTGGAGGCCAGCAATTTATACCATCCATGTTGGATAAAATAGCTGATTTAAAGAGAATAAAGGATAATCGTGGATTTAACTTCGATATACAGATAGACGGCGGCATAACGATGGATAATGTGCATGCTGTGATGGCTGCCGGAGCCAATGTTATAGTTACTGGGTCGGCTATATTAAATCAACCTGATATAGCCGAAGCTGCT